The following proteins are encoded in a genomic region of Arachis ipaensis cultivar K30076 chromosome B02, Araip1.1, whole genome shotgun sequence:
- the LOC107626020 gene encoding uncharacterized protein LOC107626020 isoform X2 translates to MVPSLLCVTVQGRGRRRATERCTEEEKRRRLPLPLLEAAPPRLWLPGNGVVAVGDCSQSCCSTSIILPFTVNFMGLHVKIEVVAEPSEFSAGIEAAVRSIWKLLLCRSILFTTEPEEAL, encoded by the exons ATGGTTCCGTCACTGTTGTGTGTCACCGTCCAGGGAAGGGGGAGGAGACGTGCGACTGAAAGATGCACCGAGGAAGAAAAGCGCCGCCGTTTGCCACTACCGTTGCTGGAGGCTGCCCCGCCGCGCCTTTGGCTGCCGGGAAACGGTGTTGTTGCTGTAGGAGACTGTTCTCAAAGTTGCTGCTCCACTTCCATCATTCTTCCCTTCACA GTCAATTTTATGGGGTTGCATGTCAAAATTGAGGTTGTTGCTGAACCATCAGAGTTTTCAGCCGGTATCGAAGCTGCTGTCCGGTCAATTTGGAAGCTGTTATTGTGTCGTTCTATTTTGTTTACCACG gaaCCGGAAGAAGCGTTATGA
- the LOC107626020 gene encoding uncharacterized protein LOC107626020 isoform X1 has product MVPSLLCVTVQGRGRRRATERCTEEEKRRRLPLPLLEAAPPRLWLPGNGVVAVGDCSQSCCSTSIILPFTVNFMGLHVKIEVVAEPSEFSAGIEAAVRSIWKLLLCRSILFTTICGCCRDPYGCLRISMVAAN; this is encoded by the exons ATGGTTCCGTCACTGTTGTGTGTCACCGTCCAGGGAAGGGGGAGGAGACGTGCGACTGAAAGATGCACCGAGGAAGAAAAGCGCCGCCGTTTGCCACTACCGTTGCTGGAGGCTGCCCCGCCGCGCCTTTGGCTGCCGGGAAACGGTGTTGTTGCTGTAGGAGACTGTTCTCAAAGTTGCTGCTCCACTTCCATCATTCTTCCCTTCACA GTCAATTTTATGGGGTTGCATGTCAAAATTGAGGTTGTTGCTGAACCATCAGAGTTTTCAGCCGGTATCGAAGCTGCTGTCCGGTCAATTTGGAAGCTGTTATTGTGTCGTTCTATTTTGTTTACCACG ATATGTGGTTGTTGCCGTGATCCCTACGGTTGCTTGAGAATTTCTATGGTTGCTGCCAATTAA